The genome window TCATCCCTATCCTTGCTCTCCTCCATCCACGCCTTCAGGAACTCCATGGGGGTGAGATAACCCAGGCTCTGGTGTGGTCTCACGTAATTGTACACGTAATTCCATCTGCAAAGGATCTCGTTGAGC of Actinomycetota bacterium contains these proteins:
- a CDS encoding transposase, giving the protein LNEILCRWNYVYNYVRPHQSLGYLTPMEFLKAWMEESKDRDDVFTM